One Pyrus communis chromosome 4, drPyrComm1.1, whole genome shotgun sequence genomic region harbors:
- the LOC137731444 gene encoding transcription factor BIM2-like isoform X1, producing MRTTAKGNQEEDEYDDEEFGSRKEGPSSNSNSKDAKNNDKASVIRSKHSVTEQRRRSKINERFQILRDLIPHSDQKRDTASFLLEVIEYVQYLQEKVQKYEGSYQGWSPEPTKLMPWRNSHWRVQSFVGNPQAIKSDAAPVSPFPGKFDDNNISINPNMLPNSTPNPVESDPSRDVASKIVDRQPEIVNKGIPLPMPLPMTPPVRSDGVLAHPLQGQISDAQSTQCPTTSASDVLSQQEELTIEGGTISISSVYSQGLLNSLSQALQSAGVDLSQASISVQIDLGNRANRGLSSGTPASKDNDNPHSSNQTMAHFRDAGSGEDSDHAHKRLKT from the exons ATGAGAACCACCGCGAAAGGCAACCAGGAGGAGGACGAGTACGACGACGAGGAGTTTGGCTCCCGGAAAGAGGGCCCTTCTTCCAATTCCAACAGCAAAG ATGCCAAGAACAATGATAAGGCTAGTGTTATACGATCGAAACATTCCGTCACGGAACAGAGGAGGAGGAGCAAGATCAATGAGAG atTCCAGATATTGAGAGATCTAATACCCCATAGTGATCAGAAAAGAGATACAGCATCATTCCTGCTAGAG GTGATCGAGTATGTCCAGTACTTACAGgaaaaagtacaaaaatatgAGGGTTCATACCAGGGTTGGAGTCCTGAGCCGACAAAATTAATGCCATGG AGAAATAGTCACTGGCGTGTTCAGAGTTTTGTTGGAAATCCTCAGGCCATAAAGAGCGACGCTGCACCAGTGTCACCATTTCCTGGAAAATTTGATGACAATAACATCTCTATCAATCCGAACATGCTGCCAAACAGCACACCGAATCCAGTAGAATCTGACCCTAGCAGGGATGTTGCCTCCAAAATAGTGGATCGGCAACCTGAGATAGTGAACAAGGGGATTCCTCTGCCTATGCCTCTACCAATGACTCCCCCGGTCAGAAGTGATGGTGTGCTTGCCCATCCTCTCCAGGGACAAATTTCTGATGCTCAATCAACTCAGTGCCCCACCACTAGCGCTAGCGATGTGCTGAGCCAACAGGAGGAGCTGACAATTGAAGGTGGAACAATAAGCATCTCAAGCGTATACTCACAAGG GTTATTAAACTCTCTGAGCCAAGCGCTACAGAGTGCAGGTGTTGATCTGTCGCAGGCTAGTATCTCAGTGCAGATTGATCTTGGGAATCGTGCAAACCGAGGGCTGTCCTCTGGAACACCTGCCTCAAAG GATAATGATAATCCCCACTCAAGCAATCAGACGATGGCGCATTTTAGGGATGCTGGCAGCGGAGAGGACTCCGATCATGCCCATAAGCGCCTCAAGACATAG
- the LOC137731309 gene encoding protein GOLVEN 6, which produces MEIPFFTLLCFLILSVLLITPGCASLQTQLQPSNKQGKNELQVSFPTLPRKLRLTGKVAEQEGKDSSAYNNHKESALAGGKKPRIEKEEDEEVQVVERSRSAETWQEQMEKEDTSEFFTMDYHRVRRRRPIHNKSFPAVTVSP; this is translated from the exons ATGGAGATTCCATTCTTCACTTTGCTTTGCTTTCTAATCCTCTCCGTTTTGCTAATTACACCCGGCTGTGCTTCTCTGCAAACTCAACTTCAACCATCCAACAAAcaag GCAAGAACGAACTGCAGGTTTCTTTCCCTACACTGCCAAGGAAGCTTAGATTGACTGGAAAA GTTGCAGAACAAGAAGGTAAAGATTCCTCAGCCTACAACAACCACAAGGAAAGTGCTTTAGCAG GTGGTAAGAAGCCAAGAATcgagaaagaagaagatgaagaagtgCAGGTAGTGGAAAGAAGCAGATCAGCAGAAACATGGCAGGAACAGATGGAGAAGGAGGACACGTCAGAGTTCTTCACCATGGATTATCACAGAGTAAGACGACGACGTCCCATACACAACAAGTCCTTTCCTGCAGTTACAGTTTCTCCATGA
- the LOC137731444 gene encoding transcription factor BIM2-like isoform X2, whose translation MRTTAKGNQEEDEYDDEEFGSRKEGPSSNSNSKDAKNNDKASVIRSKHSVTEQRRRSKINERFQILRDLIPHSDQKRDTASFLLEVIEYVQYLQEKVQKYEGSYQGWSPEPTKLMPWAIKSDAAPVSPFPGKFDDNNISINPNMLPNSTPNPVESDPSRDVASKIVDRQPEIVNKGIPLPMPLPMTPPVRSDGVLAHPLQGQISDAQSTQCPTTSASDVLSQQEELTIEGGTISISSVYSQGLLNSLSQALQSAGVDLSQASISVQIDLGNRANRGLSSGTPASKDNDNPHSSNQTMAHFRDAGSGEDSDHAHKRLKT comes from the exons ATGAGAACCACCGCGAAAGGCAACCAGGAGGAGGACGAGTACGACGACGAGGAGTTTGGCTCCCGGAAAGAGGGCCCTTCTTCCAATTCCAACAGCAAAG ATGCCAAGAACAATGATAAGGCTAGTGTTATACGATCGAAACATTCCGTCACGGAACAGAGGAGGAGGAGCAAGATCAATGAGAG atTCCAGATATTGAGAGATCTAATACCCCATAGTGATCAGAAAAGAGATACAGCATCATTCCTGCTAGAG GTGATCGAGTATGTCCAGTACTTACAGgaaaaagtacaaaaatatgAGGGTTCATACCAGGGTTGGAGTCCTGAGCCGACAAAATTAATGCCATGG GCCATAAAGAGCGACGCTGCACCAGTGTCACCATTTCCTGGAAAATTTGATGACAATAACATCTCTATCAATCCGAACATGCTGCCAAACAGCACACCGAATCCAGTAGAATCTGACCCTAGCAGGGATGTTGCCTCCAAAATAGTGGATCGGCAACCTGAGATAGTGAACAAGGGGATTCCTCTGCCTATGCCTCTACCAATGACTCCCCCGGTCAGAAGTGATGGTGTGCTTGCCCATCCTCTCCAGGGACAAATTTCTGATGCTCAATCAACTCAGTGCCCCACCACTAGCGCTAGCGATGTGCTGAGCCAACAGGAGGAGCTGACAATTGAAGGTGGAACAATAAGCATCTCAAGCGTATACTCACAAGG GTTATTAAACTCTCTGAGCCAAGCGCTACAGAGTGCAGGTGTTGATCTGTCGCAGGCTAGTATCTCAGTGCAGATTGATCTTGGGAATCGTGCAAACCGAGGGCTGTCCTCTGGAACACCTGCCTCAAAG GATAATGATAATCCCCACTCAAGCAATCAGACGATGGCGCATTTTAGGGATGCTGGCAGCGGAGAGGACTCCGATCATGCCCATAAGCGCCTCAAGACATAG
- the LOC137732011 gene encoding flocculation protein FLO11-like, whose translation MKLEREPVFGHLPISHKPDSNPFNCNDITMDSAGLQSTSQNRVSCSSKDNEEDDGQQPYMRNGFPVSNFGCSKTLGDLEKSNDDEAIKGFGSPYSRSSEKFEALEKESDYYMDKSVTECELPKLIICYKDSSCNTIKDICIDEGVPSQDKNWVETGLDEKACCTYLPPDEDQNKQMHEERLDIVITFPDDFKSTTKNDLEKGFSVACNSKELMERGDAINDGSERTAIDVSKEDFCPANVQGFGAGNPHSKSSNKDSNEAEQETIQISREIAKTESPALVSETEESNHIEKESLVSAAEESNCLLGELSGNSKAKSGNITSALDVSAHVSITTDVCPQNGVCDMPMGDDSHVDKDDNMSDSEVVPSQSHHCLAPVVTGREECPENGVHLDTSNTFNVDGDISDSMIGSSQVQHRLAPVVTGREECPENGVCQHLDASNTSKVDDDISDSKIVSSQVQHCLAPLTIARDECPENGVCQGPETSNTTKVNDDTSDSKIVSSQVHHWLSPETSYASMVEDVNVDAHNAPLQFQRSLGESSFSAAGHFSSLITSGPYSGNVSLRSESSTTSTRSFAFPVLQPEWNSSPVRMAKADRRHLQKHRGWRGCLLCCRF comes from the exons ATGAAACTTG AGAGAGAACCAGTGTTTGGTCACTTACCTATAAGCCACAAGCCTGATTCAAATCCTTTTAATTGTAATGACATTACTATGGACTCCGCGGGATTACAGTCGACAAGTCAGAATAGGGTTTCGTGCAGTTCAAAGGacaatgaagaagatgatggtCAACAACCATATATGAGAAATGGCTTTCCCGTATCAAATTTTGGGTGCTCAAAGACTCTGGGTGATTTGGAAAAGAGTAATGATGATGAGGCCATCAAAGGTTTTGGGTCGCCATATTCCCGTTCTTCTGAAAAATTTGAGGCATTGGAGAAGGAATCGGATTATTATATGGACAAAAGTGTTACGGAATGTGAACTGCCCAAATTGATAATTTGTTACAAGGATAGCAGTTGTAATACAATTAAGGACATCTGTATTGACGAGGGAGTGCCTTCCCAAGACAAGAATTGGGTTGAAACCGGGTTGGATGAGAAGGCATGCTGCACCTATTTACCTCCTGATGAGGATCAGAATAAGCAAATGcatgaagaacgattggatatTGTTATTACCTTTCCAGATGATTTTAAATCTACTACAAAAAATGATTTAGAGAAGGGGTTTTCCGTTGCTTGCAATTCCAAGGAGCTGATGGAGAGGGGCGATGCTATAAATGATGGATCAGAGAGGACTGCAATTGACGTTTCCAAAGAAGATTTTTGCCCGGCAAATGTGCAAGGGTTTGGTGCTGGGAACCCTCACTCCAAGTCTTCTAATAAGGACAGCAATGAAGCCGAACAAGAGACTATTCAG ATTTCAAGGGAAATAGCAAAGACTGAGAGCCCTGCTTTGGTTTCAGAAACTGAAGAGTCTAACCATATTGAGAAGGAATCATTGGTTTCTGCAGCTGAAGAATCAAATTGCCTTCTCGGTGAGTTATCTGGCAATAGCAAGGCAAAGAGCGGAAACATTACTTCTGCTTTGGACGTTTCAGCACATGTATCCATTACCACAGATGTGTGTCCTCAAAATGGTGTATGCGATATGCCCATGGGTGATGACAGTCATGTTGACAAAGATGACAATATGTCTGATTCAGAGGTTGTGCCAAGCCAATCTCATCATTGTTTAGCACCCGTGGTTACTGGAAGAGAAGAGTGTCCTGAGAATGGTGTACATCTTGATACTTCAAATACGTTCAACGTTGATGGTGACATTTCTGATTCAATGATTGGTTCGAGCCAAGTTCAACATCGTTTAGCACCCGTGGTTACTGGAAGAGAGGAGTGTCCTGAGAATGGTGTCTGTCAACATCTCGACGCTTCAAACACGTCCAAGGTTGATGATGACATTTCTGATTCAAAGATTGTTTCGAGCCAGGTTCAACATTGTTTAGCTCCTTTGACTATTGCCAGAGATGAGTGTCCTGAGAATGGCGTCTGTCAAGGTCCTGAAACTTCAAATACAACCAAGGTTAATGATGACACTTCTGATTCAAAGATTGTTTCAAGCCAGGTTCATCATTGGTTATCTCCTGAAACTTCATATGCATCCATGGTTGAAGATGTGAATGTTGATGCACACAATGCTCCACTCCAATTTCAACGCAGTCTAGGAGAGTCAAGTTTCTCAGCAGCAGGTCACTTCTCGAGTCTCATAACCTCAGGTCCCTATTCAGGCAATGTCTCCCTCCGATCAGAAAGCAGCACCACCAGCACCCGCTCATTTGCCTTCCCTGT ATTACAGCCCGAGTGGAACAGCAGTCCAGTTAGAATGGCGAAAGCTGACCGGAGGCATTTGCAGAAACATAGGGGTTGGAGGGGTTGTCTTCTTTGCTGTAGATTCTGA
- the LOC137731445 gene encoding uncharacterized protein, with protein MEDLWKRAKTFAEEAAKKSQTLTTSAKITDLVSETAKRSREFAAEASKKADEIKTAALKQADQIKSLNVSEMIPPQLASLSIVNSASASSAPEPPSPLELKKFGVTDDLRDFVQGLTSDTFKHFPVQDAAEEVSDVPTTASNVRKDLTEWQERHATLVLTTVKEISRLRYELCPRVMKERRFWKIYFTLVSSHVAPYEKQYMEELKVEEAEKLKDHIVKPTPPVGGTDKAEGSEKNTKPLVSKSSSAEQDLDSFLLGDLEDSDGGPDDRDDGDRSFDDDFDKIDNSDVEDEKHEKK; from the exons ATGGAAGACTTATGGAAGCGAGCGAAGACCTTCGCCGAAGAAGCGGCCAAGAAATCCCAAACCCTAACCACCTCCGCCAAGATCACCGACCTAGTTTCCGAAACCGCCAAGCGATCCCGTGAGTTCGCCGCCGAGGCGTCCAAGAAGGCCGACGAGATCAAGACGGCGGCGCTTAAGCAGGCCGATCAGATCAAGTCCCTCAATGTCTCCGAGATGATACCTCCCCAGCTCGCCTCGCTCTCGATCGTCAACTCCGCCTCCGCCTCGTCCGCCCCTGAGCCGCCGTCGCCGTTGGAGCTCAAGAAGTTTGGTGTCACCGACGATCTCAGAGATTTTGTCCAGGGACTCACTTCCGATACCTTCAAGCATTTTCCGGTCCAAG ATGCGGCGGAGGAGGTCTCCGATGTGCCGACGACCGCATCGAATGTAAGGAAAGATCTGACGGAGTGGCAGGAGCGGCATGCAACTTTGGTGCTTACTACTGTCAAG GAAATTTCAAGGCTGAGGTATGAGTTGTGTCCGCGAGTTATGAAAGAAAGAAGATTCTGGAAGATATATTTTACCCTTGTGAGCAGTCATGTGGCTCC ATATGAGAAGCAATACATGGAGGAATTGAAGGTCGAGGAAGCGGAGAAACTAAAAGATCATATTGTGAAGCCAACACCTCCTGTTGGAGGAACTGACAAAGCAGAAGGATCTGAAAAGAACACAAAGCCTTTAGTTTCGAAATCATCGTCAGCTGAACAGGACTTGGATAGTTTCCTTTTGGGTGATCTTGAAGACAGTGATGGGGGTCCGG ATGATCGTGATGATGGTGATCGGAgctttgatgatgattttgacaAGATCGACAATTCG GATGTCGAAGATGAGAAGCACGAGAAGAAATGA